The Streptomyces seoulensis genome contains a region encoding:
- the gyrB gene encoding DNA topoisomerase (ATP-hydrolyzing) subunit B, with protein MLCQKGRFVADSGNPNENIPSTDAGVIGEAVVASYDASAITVLEGLDAVRKRPGMYIGSTGERGLHHLVYEVVDNSVDEALAGHADTIDVTILPDGGVRVVDNGRGIPVGIVASEGKPALEVVLTVLHAGGKFGGGGYAVSGGLHGVGVSVVNALSMKVAVEVKTDGYRWTQDYKMGVPTAPLVKNEATEETGTSVTFWADPEIFETTEYSFETLSRRFQEMAFLNKGLTIRLTDERESAKATSGADEAGADEKAEVKSVTYRYDGGIVDFVTYLNSRKGDVVHPTVVSLEAEDKDKSLSLEVAMQWNGGYSEGVYSFANIIHTHEGGTHEEGFRAALTSLINKYARDKKLLRERDDNLTGDDIREGLTAIISVKLSEPQFEGQTKTKLGNTEAKTFVQRAVYEHLNDWLDRNPVEAAEIIRKGIQAATARVAARKARDLTRRKGLLESGALPGKLSDCQSNDPSKCEIFIVEGDSAGGSAKSGRNPQFQAILPIRGKILNVEKARIDKILQNQEIQALISAFGTGVHEDFDITKLRYHKIILMADADVDGQHINTLLLTFLFRFMRPLVEAGYVYLSRPPLYKIKWGRDDVEYAYSDRERDALLEMGRQRGKRVREDSIQRFKGLGEMNAEELRVTTMDPEHRVLGQVTLDDAAQADDLFSVLMGEDVEARRLFIQRNAKDVRFLDI; from the coding sequence GTGCTGTGCCAGAAAGGGCGCTTCGTGGCCGATTCCGGCAACCCCAACGAGAACATCCCTTCCACCGACGCCGGCGTCATCGGCGAGGCAGTCGTCGCCTCGTACGACGCCAGTGCCATCACCGTGCTCGAAGGGCTGGACGCGGTCCGCAAGCGCCCCGGCATGTACATCGGTTCCACCGGTGAGCGCGGTCTGCACCACCTTGTGTACGAGGTCGTCGACAACTCCGTCGACGAGGCGCTGGCCGGCCACGCGGACACCATCGACGTGACGATCCTGCCCGACGGCGGCGTCCGCGTGGTGGACAACGGCCGAGGCATCCCGGTGGGCATCGTGGCCTCCGAGGGCAAGCCGGCCCTCGAGGTCGTGCTGACCGTGCTGCACGCGGGCGGCAAGTTCGGCGGAGGCGGTTACGCCGTCTCCGGCGGTCTGCACGGTGTGGGCGTGTCCGTGGTGAACGCGCTGTCCATGAAGGTCGCCGTCGAGGTGAAGACGGACGGCTACCGCTGGACGCAGGACTACAAGATGGGCGTCCCCACGGCGCCGCTGGTGAAGAACGAGGCGACCGAGGAGACCGGCACGTCGGTCACCTTCTGGGCCGACCCGGAGATCTTCGAGACCACGGAGTACTCCTTCGAGACGCTGTCGCGGCGTTTCCAGGAGATGGCGTTCCTCAACAAGGGCCTGACGATCAGGCTCACCGACGAGCGCGAGTCGGCGAAGGCCACGAGCGGCGCGGACGAGGCGGGCGCGGACGAGAAGGCCGAGGTCAAGTCGGTCACGTACCGCTACGACGGCGGCATCGTCGACTTCGTGACGTACCTGAACTCCCGCAAGGGCGACGTCGTGCACCCGACCGTCGTCTCGCTGGAGGCCGAGGACAAGGACAAGAGCCTGTCCCTCGAGGTCGCCATGCAGTGGAACGGCGGATACAGCGAGGGTGTCTACTCCTTCGCCAACATCATCCACACGCACGAGGGCGGCACGCACGAAGAGGGCTTCCGGGCCGCGCTGACCTCCCTGATCAACAAGTACGCGCGCGACAAGAAGCTGCTGCGCGAGCGGGACGACAACCTCACCGGTGACGACATCCGCGAGGGTCTGACCGCGATCATCTCGGTCAAGCTGAGCGAGCCGCAGTTCGAGGGCCAGACCAAGACCAAGCTGGGCAACACCGAGGCCAAGACCTTCGTGCAGCGCGCGGTCTACGAGCACCTCAACGACTGGCTGGACCGCAACCCGGTCGAGGCGGCGGAGATCATCCGCAAGGGCATCCAGGCGGCCACCGCGCGTGTGGCGGCCCGCAAGGCCCGCGACCTCACCCGGCGCAAGGGTCTGCTGGAGTCCGGCGCGCTACCGGGCAAGCTGTCCGACTGCCAGTCGAACGACCCGTCCAAGTGCGAGATCTTCATCGTCGAGGGTGACTCCGCCGGCGGTTCGGCCAAGTCCGGCCGCAACCCGCAGTTCCAGGCGATCCTCCCGATCCGGGGCAAGATCCTCAACGTCGAGAAGGCGCGGATCGACAAGATCCTGCAGAACCAGGAGATCCAGGCGCTGATCTCCGCCTTCGGCACGGGCGTGCACGAGGACTTCGACATCACGAAGCTCCGCTATCACAAGATCATCCTGATGGCGGACGCCGACGTCGACGGCCAGCACATCAACACCCTGCTGCTGACCTTCCTGTTCCGCTTCATGCGGCCGCTGGTCGAGGCCGGGTACGTGTACCTGTCCCGCCCGCCGCTGTACAAGATCAAGTGGGGTCGGGACGACGTCGAGTACGCGTACTCCGACCGTGAGCGCGACGCGCTGCTGGAGATGGGCCGACAGCGCGGCAAGCGTGTCCGCGAGGACTCCATCCAGCGCTTCAAGGGTCTCGGCGAGATGAACGCCGAGGAGCTGCGCGTGACCACGATGGACCCGGAGCACCGCGTCCTCGGCCAGGTCACCCTCGACGACGCCGCCCAGGCCGACGACCTGTTCTCGGTGCTGATGGGCGAGGACGTCGAGGCCCGGCGTCTGTTCATCCAGCGCAATGCCAAGGACGTCCGCTTCCTCGACATCTGA
- a CDS encoding DUF721 domain-containing protein yields MSAEGEDRKAPEPSGVDLARVALRAAKEQARARGDAARQKKQARRGGGLRSGARADGRDPMALGAAINRLLNERGWEAPAAVGGVMGRWPQIVGEDLAKHCVPQRYDEDERVLSVSCDSTAWATQLRLLAPTLVARLNEDLGHGTVRMIKVNGPGAPVRRYGPLRAPGSAGPGDTYG; encoded by the coding sequence GTGAGCGCCGAGGGCGAGGACCGCAAGGCGCCGGAGCCGTCCGGTGTCGACCTCGCGCGCGTGGCGCTGCGCGCGGCGAAGGAGCAGGCACGCGCGCGTGGGGACGCGGCGCGGCAGAAGAAGCAGGCGCGGCGCGGTGGCGGTCTGCGCTCGGGCGCGCGGGCGGACGGCCGCGACCCGATGGCGCTGGGCGCGGCGATCAACCGGCTGCTGAACGAGCGGGGCTGGGAGGCGCCGGCGGCGGTCGGCGGGGTGATGGGCCGCTGGCCGCAGATCGTCGGCGAGGACCTGGCCAAGCACTGCGTGCCGCAGCGGTACGACGAGGACGAGCGGGTGCTGTCGGTCTCCTGTGACTCGACCGCGTGGGCGACGCAGCTCCGGCTGCTGGCGCCGACCCTCGTGGCCCGGCTGAACGAGGACCTCGGGCACGGCACCGTCCGCATGATCAAGGTGAACGGTCCGGGTGCCCCGGTGCGCCGTTACGGGCCCCTCAGGGCGCCGGGAAGCGCTGGTCCGGGCGACACCTACGGGTGA